A window of Haliscomenobacter hydrossis DSM 1100 contains these coding sequences:
- a CDS encoding leucine--tRNA ligase — translation MEYKPREIEKKWKAYWDEHKVYKVSHQSDRPKFYVLDMFPYPSGAGLHVGHPLGYIASDIYARYKRLKGFNVLHPMGYDAFGLPAEQYAITTGVHPAKSTAENIARYREQLDNLGFSFDWDREVRTCEPAYYKWTQWIFAELFKHYYDKELNKAMPIETLVARFAKEGNTKVNAANSQDKTFSAAEWQAMSNKEQADVLMNYRLAYKKASYVNWCEALGTVLANDEVKDGVSERGGHPVERRAMMQWSLRITAYADRLLYDLENIDWSDAMKRMQGNWIGRSVGAQMFFPIVGSEQKIEIFTTRPDTIFGATYMVIAPEHDLVPSLTTPDQQEKVAAYLTYVKARSERERMADVKEVTGAFLGSYAINPFTEEQIPIWIGEYVLKDYGTGAIMAVPSDDDRDDAFARKFGLKIIDVVDKSNYPGSTRHDKEGIIINSGFLNGMEVPAAIDEMLNRIESMGLGKRQVNYKLRDALFSRQRYWGEPFPITYDAEGIAQAMAPADLPLELPDMDDFKPSTGGQAPLARATEWVNLPDGTTRETDTMPGSAGSSWYFLRYMDPQNDQEFASQDAVNYWQDVDLYIGGTEHAVGHLMYSRMWHKFLYDKGLVPTNEPFKKLINQGMIQGVVENLYMQKDKVNGVNRFVCASLVAAEEAKGHKFTKLPVLVDYVSDYGLPGSYLNEAGIKQFIEWRPDYAQAIFEGPEAIFQNGKVTAKSGKSGALQLITQSEVGKMSKSLYNVINPDDVVEQYGADCFRMYEMFLGPIEQAKPWDTKGISGVYNFLRKFWGLFYDKTGNWNVSDAEPSREELKILHTAIKRITDDVERYSFNTCVSTFMIATNDLQKAACNKLEILEEMVQLIAPFAPHLAEELWHQLGKSGSVHHARFPVLNEEYLIEDTIEYPVQINGKLRTTVAFAADTTPQVLEKAVLELEAVQKWTEGKEVKKVIVVPKRMINIVVAG, via the coding sequence ATGGAATACAAGCCACGCGAAATCGAGAAGAAGTGGAAAGCCTACTGGGATGAGCACAAGGTGTACAAAGTAAGCCACCAGAGCGATCGCCCGAAATTCTACGTATTGGACATGTTTCCGTACCCTTCCGGGGCCGGATTGCACGTGGGGCACCCACTGGGGTACATTGCCTCCGACATCTATGCGCGGTACAAGCGCTTGAAAGGCTTCAACGTGCTGCACCCCATGGGCTACGATGCCTTTGGACTGCCCGCCGAGCAGTATGCCATTACGACGGGCGTTCATCCAGCCAAATCAACCGCAGAGAACATCGCCCGTTACCGCGAGCAGTTGGACAACCTGGGCTTCAGTTTTGATTGGGACCGCGAGGTACGCACCTGTGAGCCAGCGTATTACAAATGGACGCAGTGGATTTTTGCGGAGTTGTTCAAACATTATTACGATAAAGAGCTCAATAAGGCGATGCCCATCGAGACCCTTGTCGCCCGTTTTGCAAAAGAGGGCAACACCAAAGTCAATGCGGCCAATTCGCAGGATAAAACCTTCAGTGCCGCCGAATGGCAGGCCATGAGCAACAAGGAACAAGCCGATGTGCTCATGAACTACCGCCTGGCTTACAAAAAAGCCTCTTACGTCAATTGGTGTGAGGCACTGGGTACCGTACTGGCCAACGACGAGGTAAAAGACGGCGTTTCTGAACGAGGCGGCCACCCCGTTGAGCGCCGTGCCATGATGCAGTGGTCCTTGCGCATCACCGCCTACGCCGATCGTTTGTTGTATGATTTGGAGAACATCGACTGGTCCGACGCCATGAAACGCATGCAGGGCAATTGGATTGGGCGTTCCGTAGGGGCACAAATGTTCTTCCCGATCGTAGGTTCGGAGCAAAAAATTGAAATTTTTACCACCCGTCCAGATACCATCTTTGGGGCGACGTACATGGTCATTGCCCCTGAGCACGATCTGGTTCCGTCCTTGACCACGCCGGATCAGCAGGAAAAAGTAGCGGCGTATCTGACTTATGTGAAGGCCCGTTCCGAGCGCGAACGGATGGCCGATGTCAAAGAAGTCACCGGCGCATTTTTGGGCTCGTACGCCATCAACCCCTTCACCGAAGAGCAGATTCCGATCTGGATCGGCGAATACGTATTGAAAGATTACGGTACGGGTGCCATCATGGCGGTACCCAGCGACGACGACCGCGACGACGCTTTTGCCCGAAAATTCGGTTTGAAGATCATCGATGTAGTTGATAAATCGAATTATCCCGGCTCTACCCGTCACGATAAGGAAGGCATCATCATCAATTCCGGCTTTTTGAACGGTATGGAAGTGCCTGCGGCCATCGACGAAATGTTGAACCGCATCGAAAGTATGGGCCTGGGTAAACGCCAGGTGAACTACAAGTTGCGCGATGCCTTGTTCAGTCGCCAGCGTTACTGGGGCGAACCTTTCCCGATCACTTACGACGCGGAAGGCATTGCCCAGGCCATGGCTCCCGCCGATTTGCCTTTGGAGTTGCCGGATATGGACGACTTCAAACCCAGCACTGGCGGCCAGGCACCCTTGGCGCGTGCTACCGAGTGGGTCAACTTGCCCGATGGAACGACCCGCGAAACGGACACCATGCCCGGTTCGGCTGGCTCTTCCTGGTATTTTTTGCGCTACATGGATCCCCAAAACGATCAGGAGTTCGCCAGCCAAGACGCGGTGAATTACTGGCAGGATGTGGATTTGTACATCGGCGGTACCGAACACGCGGTGGGGCACTTGATGTACTCCCGGATGTGGCACAAGTTTTTGTACGACAAAGGGTTGGTGCCCACCAACGAGCCCTTCAAGAAGTTGATCAACCAGGGCATGATCCAGGGTGTAGTGGAAAACCTGTACATGCAAAAAGACAAAGTAAACGGGGTCAACCGCTTCGTTTGCGCTTCTTTGGTCGCTGCTGAAGAGGCCAAAGGACACAAATTCACCAAGTTGCCGGTATTGGTTGACTACGTGAGCGATTATGGATTGCCGGGTTCGTATTTGAATGAGGCGGGCATCAAACAGTTCATCGAGTGGCGTCCGGATTACGCTCAGGCCATTTTTGAAGGGCCCGAAGCCATTTTCCAAAACGGTAAAGTTACCGCCAAGTCCGGCAAATCCGGCGCTTTGCAATTGATCACCCAGTCGGAGGTGGGCAAGATGTCGAAGTCTTTGTACAACGTCATCAACCCCGACGATGTGGTGGAGCAGTACGGTGCGGATTGTTTCCGCATGTACGAGATGTTTTTGGGCCCCATCGAACAAGCCAAACCCTGGGATACCAAAGGCATCAGCGGGGTGTACAACTTCTTGCGCAAATTCTGGGGTTTGTTTTACGACAAAACGGGCAACTGGAATGTCTCCGACGCTGAACCGAGCCGCGAAGAGCTGAAAATTTTACATACGGCCATCAAGCGCATCACCGACGACGTGGAGCGCTACTCTTTCAACACCTGCGTGAGTACCTTCATGATTGCCACCAACGACTTGCAAAAAGCGGCTTGTAACAAGTTGGAGATTTTGGAAGAAATGGTGCAGTTGATTGCGCCTTTTGCACCCCACCTGGCTGAAGAATTGTGGCACCAATTGGGCAAATCCGGCTCGGTGCACCACGCCCGGTTCCCGGTTTTGAACGAGGAGTATTTGATTGAAGATACGATCGAATATCCCGTACAAATCAACGGCAAATTGCGCACTACTGTCGCTTTTGCGGCTGATACAACTCCACAGGTTTTGGAAAAAGCCGTGCTGGAGTTGGAAGCGGTGCAAAAATGGACCGAGGGTAAGGAGGTGAAAAAAGTGATTGTGGTACCGAAAAGGATGATTAATATCGTGGTGGCGGGGTAG
- a CDS encoding T9SS type A sorting domain-containing protein has translation MRHKYPNQNKPLFALLKAVALSMLCIGTLQGQSGTPLSNPSRCDTAWAIRDFTCPDNNGFFLANLFDIRVNNAPGTVLGRDVYLKEVRLRIQHQWAADLTIRLISPNGTQVILTMNNGGGSDNYGIPDSANCQGYVRFATSACTPIEQGEAPFIDKVYLPQESFLNFNDNQTNANGIWQLLICDDSQQDTGRLEFVELIFAPLSCLPAQSLSIVAQDTTTVVLDWTPSDGCSTGVSIVEYGPPGFVPGTGVQAGAQGRLVPFNSCPPFALQGLLPDTPYDIYIRRTCNGGAFSDNSCPISIRTGCLPPKPTTLETFEGQLICDPICNSPCTQTGIWRNAPNSSFNWLIYQDPTPTPDTGPDNGVGGTGHYAYIETTGFQCANGSRALLQSGCFQLDKKNSDTCHLSFYYHMYGTSIGTLRLEVSVDGGLTWQSLWERKGNQGNQWTRESLSLRKYTNGTVMQFRFVGIKGNGSLGDIGLDHIALHGSTYLGWPEQPYYADADLDGYGSATQLIYSCAANPPTGYVRNNTDCNDQNAAINPGRPEVPCDNLDNNCNGGGDDTVLALPMVVGDTVCSGEAPLIRATPVQGDLIFWYTQPTGGSAIISGQVFFPQLPANNGLVPVIHRYYAEAVDNRLRCFSNGRAEVIVVVNPLPNPVVTEQPEICAQQIFDLNRTKIQDDHFTQASLAFYRALPANAGNLINNPQVSPGSSTKYFYELTSPIGCKKTGEFTLKVNPLPNIVFSPSDSFNLCLESTQLLGATPNGGTGTYRYLWSTGEETAAIRIEAGMETGLKSRYQLTLTDAKGCASVGKVVVTSTNSIDSIRRATTDVSVCNGNNGTLTVEPLNGLPPFKYEWSGAGIRDDSSGVGLGPFRITGLSQGSYRVTITDNSSRGCRFIVRNAIVNGPGVEVRNIDIQPVTCYGAKDGQISLDVRGNPRFKWSNGDTLAVLSKVAGGTYAVTITSGTCSTVIDNLVLNEPDSVRVLAAFTQPTCFASLDGRIDLSVFGGAGNFQYRWSNNSIREDLERVARGAHSVTITDEAGCLYTRSFVLTSPPLLTVAVDSNLAVTCAGNRGGLIRVSGRGGTAPYRYNWQNGVTLPVIRDLSAGNYRVSVTDANNCQTTLTVAVGSPAPLLAKVVTITAPKCFGDTTGRITTTVTGGTAPYRYNWNTGNTTANLNSLGVGTYNVLIRDANGCTADTLKVGLSADSKIALTATINPPTCLGLNNGIVSIAPIGNAPFHYAWEKGDTTNFVLDLSVGKHKVRIRDAQGCLFDTTFVLQPDKQPLLANITAVSPLCFGSRDGFINVQMLRVENPPIQFKWNDGSTEEARRDLTAGLFGLTITDRLGCILEMDSIQLSTPPQLTHEVLGLGQITCNGDSTGFVELAIRGGNAPYRYNWMGSNSTAPSAYRLPAGDYRLFVLDENGCPLNLDFKLIQPSKLNAETRVQVASVCQGDRSNVLSVMATGGSLPYTYEWSTGARSSAILNQPPDDYSVTVTDGNGCSVVPPAIKLRNAGDPLQLSSFITTDISCFGRRDGEVSASITGGTPPYLFVFNNVATPINTIQTSAKVSNLPADNDYQVLVIDSKGCEVRSTVNSIAEPARLRIRRDSIRNSLCGGTIAGGVYVSSSGGNAPYSYKWYNQSTRQLVASTEDLTQVPAGAYYALVSDARMCTDSLAPATVQGNAPLQVASLNITNVRCRGTASGIISVTVQGGRAPYKYTWNNRLGNSSINNLRAGVYNLLVSDADSCKMNFGPFTITEPSNGIEVKDTITAVACNGGTTGALAIGVSGGQAPYRWTWQNAQGQVLGLDVRRLNNLRAGQYSLLVSDADNCSLFFNYAVTQPDPIRVAFEVVSPKGALANGSVKANPTGGTAPYRYRWGNGETTDKLSNIPAGTYTVVITDSKNCQTGESIVVQTTGTFDVAVVEHARIYPNPTTDVLQLELRLKESLPLEVQVLDLTGRVVWRRRLGQHSTLNERIGLRDLPAGTYLLSVNAGGKLVYVERVGKIAHE, from the coding sequence ATGCGCCACAAGTACCCAAACCAGAATAAACCGCTGTTTGCCTTGCTGAAGGCAGTAGCCTTGAGCATGTTATGCATTGGCACGCTACAAGGACAAAGCGGCACCCCCCTCAGTAATCCCTCCCGCTGCGATACCGCCTGGGCCATCCGCGACTTTACCTGCCCCGACAACAACGGTTTCTTTTTGGCCAACCTCTTCGATATTCGGGTCAACAATGCGCCGGGTACGGTCTTGGGGCGCGACGTTTACCTCAAAGAAGTACGTCTGCGCATCCAACACCAGTGGGCAGCCGACTTGACCATTCGCCTGATTTCACCCAACGGCACCCAGGTCATCCTGACCATGAACAACGGCGGGGGTAGCGACAACTACGGTATCCCCGATAGTGCCAATTGCCAGGGCTACGTGCGTTTTGCCACCAGCGCTTGTACACCCATTGAACAGGGCGAAGCGCCATTTATCGATAAGGTTTACCTGCCTCAGGAGTCATTCCTCAATTTCAACGACAACCAAACCAATGCCAATGGCATTTGGCAATTGTTGATTTGTGACGACTCCCAACAAGATACCGGGCGACTGGAATTTGTGGAACTGATTTTTGCCCCCCTCAGCTGTTTGCCTGCCCAATCGCTGAGCATCGTAGCACAAGACACCACTACGGTCGTACTCGATTGGACCCCAAGCGACGGCTGTAGCACGGGCGTATCCATCGTTGAATACGGCCCTCCAGGGTTTGTACCGGGCACGGGGGTACAAGCAGGGGCACAGGGACGACTGGTTCCGTTCAATTCCTGTCCACCTTTTGCCCTACAGGGACTTTTACCCGATACCCCTTACGACATCTACATCCGTCGAACCTGCAATGGCGGGGCTTTTTCGGACAATTCCTGCCCAATTTCCATTCGTACGGGTTGTTTGCCGCCCAAACCCACCACTTTGGAGACCTTTGAGGGGCAGCTCATTTGTGACCCCATTTGCAATTCGCCCTGTACCCAAACGGGCATCTGGCGCAATGCGCCCAACAGCAGTTTCAACTGGTTGATCTACCAGGATCCTACGCCAACGCCTGATACGGGCCCCGACAATGGCGTGGGTGGAACTGGCCATTACGCCTACATCGAAACCACCGGTTTTCAATGCGCCAATGGCAGTCGTGCCTTGTTGCAATCTGGTTGTTTTCAATTGGATAAAAAAAACAGTGATACCTGCCATCTTTCCTTTTATTACCACATGTACGGCACTTCCATCGGCACCTTGCGCCTGGAGGTTTCGGTGGATGGGGGCCTGACTTGGCAATCCCTGTGGGAGCGTAAGGGCAACCAGGGCAACCAGTGGACTCGTGAATCTTTGAGTTTGCGGAAATACACCAACGGGACGGTGATGCAATTCCGTTTTGTGGGCATCAAAGGCAATGGCTCTTTGGGCGACATTGGCCTTGATCACATTGCGCTGCATGGATCAACGTACTTGGGTTGGCCAGAACAACCTTATTATGCCGATGCCGATCTGGATGGTTACGGCAGTGCCACGCAGTTAATTTACAGCTGCGCCGCCAATCCGCCCACGGGCTACGTGCGCAACAACACCGATTGTAACGATCAAAACGCGGCGATCAATCCGGGACGCCCCGAAGTGCCTTGTGACAACCTGGACAACAACTGCAATGGCGGGGGTGATGATACCGTTTTGGCCTTACCAATGGTGGTGGGTGACACGGTTTGTTCAGGTGAAGCCCCCCTGATCCGGGCTACTCCGGTACAAGGAGACCTGATTTTTTGGTACACCCAGCCTACGGGAGGGAGTGCAATCATCTCTGGCCAGGTATTTTTTCCCCAACTTCCGGCCAACAATGGCCTGGTTCCCGTCATCCACCGCTACTACGCGGAGGCGGTGGACAATCGCTTGCGCTGTTTTTCCAATGGCCGGGCCGAGGTCATTGTGGTGGTCAATCCCCTGCCCAATCCGGTGGTGACTGAACAGCCCGAGATTTGTGCCCAACAAATCTTCGACCTCAACCGCACCAAAATCCAGGACGATCATTTTACCCAGGCGAGTTTGGCTTTTTATCGAGCGCTGCCAGCCAACGCGGGCAACCTGATCAACAATCCACAAGTCAGTCCGGGTAGCAGTACCAAATATTTTTACGAATTGACCAGTCCTATCGGCTGCAAAAAAACGGGGGAATTCACCCTGAAAGTGAACCCTTTGCCCAACATCGTTTTTAGTCCTTCGGATTCTTTCAACCTGTGTCTGGAGTCAACTCAATTGCTTGGCGCAACGCCAAACGGAGGAACCGGGACTTACCGCTACTTGTGGAGTACGGGCGAAGAAACTGCCGCCATTCGTATTGAAGCCGGAATGGAAACGGGGCTAAAATCCCGCTACCAATTGACGCTTACCGATGCCAAAGGCTGCGCCAGTGTGGGCAAAGTGGTCGTTACTTCCACGAATAGCATTGATTCAATCCGTCGGGCCACCACGGATGTCAGTGTGTGCAACGGCAACAATGGTACCCTCACCGTAGAGCCCCTCAATGGACTGCCGCCCTTCAAGTATGAATGGAGTGGAGCGGGAATCCGCGACGATTCCAGTGGGGTGGGACTGGGCCCTTTCCGCATCACCGGTTTGTCCCAGGGGTCTTATCGCGTGACCATCACTGACAATTCCAGTCGGGGTTGCCGCTTTATTGTGCGCAACGCCATTGTCAACGGCCCCGGAGTTGAAGTGCGCAACATCGACATCCAACCCGTGACCTGTTATGGCGCCAAAGACGGTCAAATCAGCCTGGATGTGCGAGGTAACCCTCGTTTTAAATGGAGCAATGGTGATACCCTGGCCGTGTTGAGTAAGGTAGCGGGCGGGACTTATGCCGTCACGATTACGAGCGGCACCTGTAGCACCGTCATTGACAATCTGGTGCTCAATGAACCGGATTCCGTACGCGTTTTGGCTGCATTTACCCAACCCACTTGTTTTGCCAGTTTGGATGGCCGGATCGACCTGAGCGTATTTGGCGGTGCGGGCAATTTCCAATACCGCTGGAGCAACAACTCGATTCGGGAAGACCTGGAACGGGTCGCCCGCGGAGCACATAGTGTAACCATCACCGATGAAGCAGGGTGTTTGTATACCCGGAGTTTTGTACTGACTTCCCCTCCCCTACTCACTGTTGCCGTTGATTCCAATTTGGCGGTTACTTGTGCCGGCAATCGAGGTGGCTTGATCCGGGTAAGTGGTCGGGGAGGAACCGCTCCTTACCGCTATAACTGGCAAAACGGGGTTACCCTTCCGGTGATTCGTGACCTGTCGGCAGGAAACTATCGGGTAAGCGTCACCGATGCCAACAATTGTCAAACTACCCTCACGGTAGCCGTAGGTAGTCCTGCGCCACTTTTGGCCAAGGTAGTCACCATTACCGCTCCCAAGTGTTTTGGGGACACTACGGGGCGAATAACCACTACGGTCACTGGAGGTACGGCACCTTATCGCTACAACTGGAACACCGGCAATACAACGGCCAACCTGAACAGCCTGGGTGTAGGCACTTATAACGTACTGATACGCGATGCCAATGGTTGTACCGCCGATACCCTCAAAGTAGGCCTGAGCGCCGACTCCAAAATTGCCTTGACCGCTACGATCAATCCGCCAACTTGTTTGGGGCTCAACAATGGCATCGTCTCGATTGCCCCCATTGGGAACGCGCCCTTCCATTATGCCTGGGAAAAAGGGGATACCACGAATTTTGTGCTTGACCTGAGTGTCGGCAAACACAAAGTCAGAATCAGAGATGCGCAGGGTTGTCTTTTTGATACCACCTTTGTGTTGCAGCCAGATAAACAACCTTTGTTGGCCAACATTACCGCCGTATCCCCACTTTGTTTTGGTTCGCGGGACGGCTTCATCAACGTACAAATGTTGCGCGTAGAAAACCCGCCCATTCAATTCAAATGGAACGATGGATCTACGGAGGAAGCCCGCCGCGATCTCACCGCGGGCCTGTTTGGGTTGACCATTACCGATAGGCTGGGGTGCATTTTGGAAATGGACTCCATCCAACTCAGCACTCCTCCGCAACTTACTCATGAAGTCCTGGGCCTGGGGCAAATCACTTGCAATGGGGATTCCACGGGTTTTGTCGAACTGGCGATTCGTGGGGGAAATGCACCTTATCGCTACAACTGGATGGGCAGCAATTCCACCGCGCCTTCGGCCTACCGTTTACCTGCGGGTGACTACCGGCTGTTTGTGCTGGATGAAAACGGTTGCCCCCTGAACCTCGATTTTAAACTCATCCAGCCCAGCAAACTCAATGCCGAAACCAGAGTACAAGTGGCCAGCGTTTGCCAGGGCGACCGCTCAAATGTACTCAGCGTAATGGCCACTGGGGGTAGCTTACCGTATACTTACGAATGGAGTACGGGTGCCCGCAGCAGCGCCATCCTCAACCAGCCCCCGGACGATTATTCGGTCACCGTGACCGATGGCAATGGCTGTTCGGTTGTGCCGCCAGCCATCAAGTTGCGCAATGCGGGCGACCCCCTACAACTCAGTTCGTTTATCACTACCGACATCAGTTGTTTTGGCAGACGTGATGGAGAGGTCAGTGCGAGCATTACGGGCGGTACGCCACCCTACCTGTTTGTTTTCAACAATGTGGCGACTCCAATCAATACCATCCAGACCAGCGCAAAAGTGAGCAACCTGCCCGCCGACAACGACTACCAGGTGCTGGTCATCGACTCCAAAGGTTGTGAAGTGCGCTCAACGGTCAATTCGATCGCTGAACCCGCCAGGTTGCGCATTCGTCGCGACAGCATCCGCAATAGCCTTTGCGGCGGTACCATTGCCGGGGGCGTGTATGTGTCGAGTTCGGGCGGAAATGCGCCGTACAGCTACAAGTGGTACAATCAAAGTACCCGGCAACTGGTTGCCAGCACCGAAGACCTGACCCAGGTGCCTGCGGGTGCTTATTACGCCCTGGTCAGCGATGCGCGCATGTGCACCGACAGTTTGGCTCCAGCTACGGTACAGGGCAATGCGCCACTACAAGTGGCTTCACTGAACATTACGAACGTGAGGTGCCGGGGAACGGCGAGTGGGATCATTTCCGTAACGGTACAAGGCGGAAGAGCGCCCTACAAATACACCTGGAACAATCGTCTTGGCAACAGCAGCATCAACAACCTGCGGGCTGGGGTATACAATCTGCTGGTCAGCGATGCCGACAGTTGTAAAATGAATTTTGGCCCATTTACCATCACCGAACCGAGCAACGGCATTGAGGTCAAAGACACCATTACTGCCGTTGCTTGTAATGGCGGTACTACGGGTGCCTTGGCCATTGGGGTCAGCGGTGGACAAGCGCCCTACCGCTGGACCTGGCAAAACGCCCAGGGACAAGTACTGGGCCTGGATGTACGCCGCCTGAACAACCTGCGCGCCGGGCAATACTCCCTCCTGGTGAGTGATGCCGACAATTGTTCCTTGTTCTTCAATTATGCCGTAACCCAGCCTGACCCGATCCGGGTCGCTTTTGAGGTCGTTTCGCCCAAAGGTGCCTTGGCCAATGGCTCGGTAAAGGCCAATCCTACGGGTGGCACCGCCCCCTATCGCTACCGCTGGGGCAACGGCGAAACGACGGATAAATTGAGCAACATCCCCGCCGGAACCTATACTGTGGTGATCACCGACAGCAAAAACTGTCAAACGGGTGAGTCAATCGTGGTACAAACGACGGGCACGTTTGATGTTGCAGTAGTGGAACATGCCCGCATTTACCCCAACCCAACGACAGATGTCCTCCAATTGGAATTGCGCTTAAAAGAGTCCTTGCCATTGGAAGTACAAGTCCTGGATTTGACGGGCCGGGTGGTCTGGCGCCGCCGGTTGGGGCAACATTCAACGCTGAATGAACGGATTGGTTTGCGGGATTTGCCAGCAGGGACGTATCTGTTGAGCGTGAATGCCGGGGGGAAATTGGTGTATGTGGAAAGGGTGGGGAAAATAGCCCACGAGTAG
- a CDS encoding TolB family protein translates to MPSKGGKEIRLTSTPGLDDGSEYSPDGKHIYFNSTRSGLMQLWRMTNKGKEQTQLTFDQLNNWFPHLSPDGKWILFISYQPDIKPDDHPFYKHVYLRMMPVDGSQPPKVVAYLFGGQGTINTPSWSPDGKKVAFVSNSGM, encoded by the coding sequence GTGCCTTCCAAAGGCGGCAAGGAAATTCGCCTCACCAGTACCCCCGGCCTCGATGATGGCTCGGAATACAGCCCAGATGGAAAACACATCTACTTTAATTCTACACGCTCAGGCCTGATGCAATTGTGGCGCATGACCAATAAGGGCAAAGAACAAACTCAACTTACTTTTGATCAACTAAATAACTGGTTTCCGCATCTTTCTCCAGATGGAAAATGGATTTTGTTCATTTCTTATCAACCAGACATCAAACCGGACGATCACCCTTTTTACAAACACGTGTACCTGCGCATGATGCCCGTGGATGGCAGTCAGCCGCCAAAAGTGGTAGCGTATTTGTTTGGAGGGCAGGGGACAATCAATACCCCTTCCTGGTCTCCGGATGGGAAGAAGGTGGCGTTTGTGAGCAATAGTGGAATGTGA
- a CDS encoding TolB family protein yields MKNIISPLILLCMAQITFAQGIFEAQNDIGPVKHAGKTTYDAATQSYQLSGAGANIWFKKDEFHYAWKKLKGDFILQARGVLQGKGLDPHRKFGWMVRTSLDTSAAMVCATVHGDGLTAIQYRKTDGSNIEEVRSPVVMPDVVQLERKAGRWFLSVARFGDPFWTVEVPDIYLPEEMYVGLFVCSHNADVVETVRFDNVRVVLPPKPNFVPYREYLGSHLETVEVQTGKREILYSENASLQAPNWTLDNKALIYNKSGLIYRFDLANKTPQVINTDFVKNNNNDHVISFDGKMLGLSSSSGDPKFGSMIYTVPIEGGVPKQITPIGPSYLHGWSPDGKWLTFTG; encoded by the coding sequence ATGAAAAACATCATTTCGCCATTAATCCTTTTGTGTATGGCCCAAATCACCTTCGCTCAAGGCATCTTTGAAGCGCAAAACGACATTGGACCCGTCAAACATGCGGGCAAAACCACCTACGATGCCGCCACTCAAAGCTATCAGCTCTCCGGCGCTGGTGCCAATATCTGGTTCAAAAAAGACGAATTCCACTATGCCTGGAAAAAACTGAAGGGTGACTTTATCCTGCAAGCCCGGGGGGTGTTGCAAGGCAAAGGGCTTGACCCGCACCGCAAATTTGGCTGGATGGTGCGCACGAGTCTGGACACCTCTGCCGCCATGGTGTGCGCCACTGTACACGGCGACGGCCTCACGGCCATTCAATACCGCAAAACCGACGGCTCCAACATTGAAGAAGTGCGTTCACCCGTGGTGATGCCCGATGTGGTACAATTGGAGCGCAAAGCTGGGCGCTGGTTTTTGTCGGTAGCGCGTTTTGGTGATCCTTTTTGGACGGTGGAAGTACCTGATATTTATTTGCCCGAAGAAATGTACGTGGGTCTGTTTGTGTGCAGCCACAACGCCGATGTGGTGGAAACCGTACGTTTTGACAATGTGCGGGTCGTCCTTCCGCCCAAGCCCAATTTTGTACCCTACCGCGAGTACCTGGGGAGCCACCTGGAAACTGTAGAGGTACAAACCGGAAAGCGGGAGATTTTGTATTCCGAAAACGCCAGCCTACAAGCCCCCAACTGGACCCTCGACAACAAAGCCCTGATTTACAACAAAAGTGGTTTGATTTACCGCTTTGATTTGGCTAACAAAACGCCACAAGTAATCAACACCGATTTTGTCAAAAACAACAACAATGACCACGTGATCTCTTTCGATGGCAAAATGTTGGGTTTGAGCAGTTCTAGTGGGGACCCGAAATTTGGATCGATGATTTACACCGTTCCCATCGAAGGGGGTGTGCCCAAACAAATTACCCCGATTGGGCCTTCGTACCTGCACGGCTGGTCGCCCGATGGCAAATGGTTGACTTTTACCGGGTAG